The sequence CGAAGACCTCGGGCCGCAGCTGGGGCACCGTCACATGCCAGAACCGGCCCCACCACGACGCGCCGTCCAGCTCCGCCGCCTCGTGCAGCGAGGGGTCGGCGCGCTGCATCCCGGCCATGAAGATGACCACCGGATAGCCGACCTGGATCCACACCATCACGCCCATCACGCTCCACAGGGCGAGATCCGGATCGCCCAGCCAGTTCTGGGCGAGCGAGCCGAGCCCGACGGCGGAGAGGAGTTCGTTCACCGCGCCCTCGGGCGCCAGTATCCAGCTCCACACGATGCCGGCGACCGCGATCGGCAGCACCTGTGGCAGGTACACGCAGGCCCGCAGCACGCCGGCCGCCCGCGTCCCGAACCGTTTGGCCACGAAATCGAACAGCGCGGCCGCGATCACCAGTCCCGTCACGGTCGGCACGATGGCCATCGCCACCACGAGCCCGACGTTGTGGCGGAACGACGCCCAGAAGACGTCGTCCGCGAACAATCGCCGGTAATTGTCCAGTCCTGTCCACTTCGGATCGCCGGCGCCGGACCACTGGGTGAAGCTGATGCCGATGTTCATCGCGAACGGCACCAGGATCACCGCGATCAGCAGCAGCGCGCCGGGGATCAGGAAGAGCAGGTAGTTGCCCCGTCCCCTGGTCATTTGCCGACGTTCGCCAGGTTCTCCTCGTAGGGCTTGGCGAGCTCGTCGAGCACCTGTGACGGCGAGGCGCTCGAGGTGATGAGCTTCTGCGTCGCCGAGACATGGACGTCGTAGTACCCGGGAGCCGGCCAATCGGGATAGAACGCGAGCTTGTCCTGTGCGGACAGAGCGGTGAAGTCCTCGACCAGATCCTTCAGCCGCGGATCGGCAGGCGGCGTGGGGCTGTTCACCACCGGGACCCCACCGGCCTCCCGCAGCTTGTCCTGGATCGGCTGGGACATCGTGATCGCGATGAAGTCGAGCGCGAGGTCCCGGTTCTTCGCTCCCTTGGGGATGACCCACATGTTGCCCCCGGAACCCGCGGTCATCCCCGGCCAGGGCACAGAACCCCACTGGAAGTTCTTGATGCTCTGCACCAGCCTGCCGTACCACCAGCTCCCGCTGATCATGATCGGGTACTTGCCCTGCATGAACGACGTGCCCATGCCCTCGGTGTCCACCCCGGCCGATTCCTTGCTGATGTACCCCTTCTTCACCCAGTCGGCGAAGGTCGTCGCGCCGTAGGACCACGCGGCGTCGTGGAAGTCCACCTTGCCGGTGTAGCGCTGGTAGCGGTCCACCCAGCCGCGGTCGGCCTTGGTGAGGGCGAGCTGGTACAGGATCTGGTGTGCCGGGTACTCCGACCCGCCGACGGCCAGCGGGGTGATCCCGGCGGCGGTGAACTTGTCCATGGCCGCGGTCAGCTGCTCGATGGTCCTCGGCTCTTCGAGCCCCTGCTGCGCGAACATGTCCTTGTTGTAGAAGACCTTCAAGTACTCGGCGTAGTTCGGGACGCCGTACCAGTTCCCGGATCCCATCACGCCGTTCTCGTCGTAACGGGCGGTGGTCTGGAGCGCCGGGGTGAGCTGCTTGTCCCAGCCGCGTTCGGTGACCTCTTCGCTGATGTCGGTCAGAAGTCCCTGCTTGGACAACAGTCCCGCCGTGGCATTGCCCTTGTTGTATTCCAAGACGTCCGGCGCGTCGCCCGAGTTGAGCACCATCGGCGCCGTCTTCTGGATCTGTTCGAAGCCCTTCTCCTCGAAGGCGACCTTGACGCCGGGGTGGCTCGCTTCGAACTGCTTGATCGCCTCGGCCCAGGCCACGCCCATCGCGCTGTCCGGCGCCTCGTAGTGCCACAACTTCAGGGTTTTCGGGTCACCGCTGCCGGATCCGGACCCGCAGCCCGCGATGGCCAGCATCGCGACCATCGCGGCAGCCACTACTCGCTTCGACATCAGAGGTCCCTCCAGAGAAGTCGGTGATACCCGCCGGCCATCGTGGCCTCCCTCGGAATCCGCGGTGATCCGAACTGTCGAAGCGCTTCGATGGACACGATAGGACTGCGCGCCCGGTCAGCACAACGTCTTGACCGGGCGCGCTCCCACCTCTACTGTCAGGCCCTTTTCACCAGGCCTGTGCATGTGCGTAGAACCGTAACTCGCGTGATCGGAGACGGAACTCGCGTGTCTGGAGCCGTAACACACGCGATGCGCGAGTTACGCCTTCAATCACGCGAGTTGCGCCTCTGATCACGCGTGTTCGGGGTTGAAGCCGATGGGGTGGCCCGCGACCGGGGTGGGGTCGAGGGTGCCGGTGCGGGCGAAGGTCGCCCAGACGGCGCGGAGGGCGGTGCCGAAGGCATCGACCTCCGGCCACGGGACCTTGCCGAGCATCGGACTGTCCTGCCAGGCCTGCTCGGTGCCGAGCAGCAGAGGCAGTTCCAGGCAGTGGGTGGCGCCGAATTCGGACCCTTCGGGCCGCCAGTCGAGGCGGTACGACCAGACGCCGGCGCCGGCCGAACGCAGCCGGTCGCCGAAAGCGGCCAGCGGTTCGACGTAGATCTCGTCGGTGCCCGCGGCGCCGGGGAACGCGGTCATGTCGTCGGCGTTCCAGCCGTACAGCACGTCGAGATCGCACACGTTGTCCGGGAAGGACGCCTTGTCCAGCGTGTCCACCGGAATGAACGCGGGCTCCATCGGGTCGCCGGTGAGCCGCAGGTTCGTCAGCGCGGTTTCCTTCTGCGCGGAGAGGATTTCCGTGATGCCGGCTGTGCGCGGGTCGCTGCCGAGCGCGTCGGCGAACACCTCGCCGAGTTTCTCCGCCTGCCCGGGCGGTCGGGCGCCGAGGCCGAGCGGCGCGCTCTGCAGGATCGCCCGCCCGAACAGACCGCGAGCCTCGGGCAGGTCCATCAGAAGGCGGATGGAAATGCCGCCCGCCGACTGCCCGGCGACCGTCACGTTGTCCGGGTCACCGCCGTAGGCCGCGATGTTGGCCCGCACCCAGCGCAGCGCCTCGAGCTGGTCGGCCAGCCCGAGGTTGCCGGGGCTGACGCCGTCCAAGTACAGGTAACCGAGCGCGCCGAGCCGGTAGTTGACGCCGACCACCACCAGGTCGCCCTCGGCCGCCAGCGCACCGCCGTCGTACCAGTTCAGCAACCCACCGCCGCTGGAGAATCCGCCGCCGTGCAGCCACACGAGCACCGGCCTGCGTCCGTCATCCAGACCCGGGGTGCTGATCGTCAGGTTGAGACAGTCCTCGCCCTGCGGCAGGCGATCGCCCGGCGGTCCCATCACCCGGTCCAGCCGGGACGGCGGTTGCGGGCTGATCTCCCCGCTGGACGGCGTTTGCTCCGAAACGGCGACCGGCGGCGCGAACCGCGCCGCTGTGGCATAGCGAATCGGTCCGGTTCGGACAATCGTGGTCATACACACCTCGCGGGTAGGATCGGCTGGTGATCTTGCCTCGCCTGCTGGACGGCCGACTGAAGTTCCGCCACCTCGTCCTGCTCGACGCGCTGGCCAGGCAGGGCACCGTGGTCGGGGCCGCCGCCGAGTTGCACGTGACGCAGCCGGTGGCGACCCGAAGTCTGCACGAACTCGAAGAGATCCTCGACGTGCGGTTGTTCGAGCGCGGCCCGCGCGGCATCACCCCGACCGTGTTCGGCGAGGCGTTCACCGGGCACGCCCGCGCGGTGCTCGCCCAGCTCGAGCAGGCCGGGCGGCACGTCGCCGAGCTGGCCGACGCCGAACGCGGCACGGTGGTGGTCGGCACCCATCTCGCGGGGTCGAACATGCTGTTGCCGCGCGCGATCGCGGCGATCAAGACCGAGCGGCCGTACCTGACGATCGTGGTCCGGGAGGGTTCTCCCGAAGCCCTGCTGGTGGAACTGGAGGCAGGCCGGGTCGATCTGATCATCGGCAGGCTGACAGCGCCTTCGGACGAGCGGATCGAGCGGCGCAAACTGTACGACGAGTCGGTGGATCTGGTGGTGCGCACCGCACATCCCCTGGCCGGCGCGACCGGCGTCGAGCTGGCCGACCTCGCCGAGTACCCGTGGATTCTGCCCGGAGCGGAGACCGCGCTGCGCCGCGAGCTGGAGCAGTTGTTCACCCGCAACGGCTTCCCACTGCCCGCGAACCGGGTGGAGACCACGTCGTTCCTCACCGTGCGGCAGCTGCTGCTGGAGACCGACGTGATCGCCGCGCTGCCCAGCCTGATCACCAAGGACGACCCGAGGATCACGAGGGTCGCGCTGGCGCTGGAGCCGATCGGGCACAGCGTCGGACTGACCCTGCCCGCCCAGCGCACACTCAGCCCGTCGGTGGACGCGCTGATCCGCAGCTTGACCGACGTCGCCACCGGCATGTCCGATTAGGACGGTCACGACAGGGACAGGAAGCGCTCGGCGTTCCCGCTGGTGATCAGCTGCCGCTCGGTCTCGCTCAGGAAGCCGCTTTTGCGCACCACCTCGCCGACCGGACGTTCGCCGAGCGGATACGGGTAGTCGCTGCCGACCATCACCCGCTCGGCACCGAGCGTGTCCACGAGCAGTCGCAGCGCCCGCTCGTCGAAGACCACCGAGTCGACGTGGAATCGGTCG comes from Amycolatopsis lurida and encodes:
- a CDS encoding carboxylesterase family protein — protein: MTTIVRTGPIRYATAARFAPPVAVSEQTPSSGEISPQPPSRLDRVMGPPGDRLPQGEDCLNLTISTPGLDDGRRPVLVWLHGGGFSSGGGLLNWYDGGALAAEGDLVVVGVNYRLGALGYLYLDGVSPGNLGLADQLEALRWVRANIAAYGGDPDNVTVAGQSAGGISIRLLMDLPEARGLFGRAILQSAPLGLGARPPGQAEKLGEVFADALGSDPRTAGITEILSAQKETALTNLRLTGDPMEPAFIPVDTLDKASFPDNVCDLDVLYGWNADDMTAFPGAAGTDEIYVEPLAAFGDRLRSAGAGVWSYRLDWRPEGSEFGATHCLELPLLLGTEQAWQDSPMLGKVPWPEVDAFGTALRAVWATFARTGTLDPTPVAGHPIGFNPEHA
- a CDS encoding LysR substrate-binding domain-containing protein yields the protein MILPRLLDGRLKFRHLVLLDALARQGTVVGAAAELHVTQPVATRSLHELEEILDVRLFERGPRGITPTVFGEAFTGHARAVLAQLEQAGRHVAELADAERGTVVVGTHLAGSNMLLPRAIAAIKTERPYLTIVVREGSPEALLVELEAGRVDLIIGRLTAPSDERIERRKLYDESVDLVVRTAHPLAGATGVELADLAEYPWILPGAETALRRELEQLFTRNGFPLPANRVETTSFLTVRQLLLETDVIAALPSLITKDDPRITRVALALEPIGHSVGLTLPAQRTLSPSVDALIRSLTDVATGMSD
- a CDS encoding ABC transporter substrate-binding protein — encoded protein: MSKRVVAAAMVAMLAIAGCGSGSGSGDPKTLKLWHYEAPDSAMGVAWAEAIKQFEASHPGVKVAFEEKGFEQIQKTAPMVLNSGDAPDVLEYNKGNATAGLLSKQGLLTDISEEVTERGWDKQLTPALQTTARYDENGVMGSGNWYGVPNYAEYLKVFYNKDMFAQQGLEEPRTIEQLTAAMDKFTAAGITPLAVGGSEYPAHQILYQLALTKADRGWVDRYQRYTGKVDFHDAAWSYGATTFADWVKKGYISKESAGVDTEGMGTSFMQGKYPIMISGSWWYGRLVQSIKNFQWGSVPWPGMTAGSGGNMWVIPKGAKNRDLALDFIAITMSQPIQDKLREAGGVPVVNSPTPPADPRLKDLVEDFTALSAQDKLAFYPDWPAPGYYDVHVSATQKLITSSASPSQVLDELAKPYEENLANVGK
- a CDS encoding carbohydrate ABC transporter permease, with amino-acid sequence MTRGRGNYLLFLIPGALLLIAVILVPFAMNIGISFTQWSGAGDPKWTGLDNYRRLFADDVFWASFRHNVGLVVAMAIVPTVTGLVIAAALFDFVAKRFGTRAAGVLRACVYLPQVLPIAVAGIVWSWILAPEGAVNELLSAVGLGSLAQNWLGDPDLALWSVMGVMVWIQVGYPVVIFMAGMQRADPSLHEAAELDGASWWGRFWHVTVPQLRPEVFVVLLTCTIAALKVFGPIYVLTRGGPGGSTNVPSYYSFQNFFEKTQVGYGAAIATVLTVLILVLTTVFLRIQRRGEHA